The following are encoded in a window of Mycolicibacterium tusciae JS617 genomic DNA:
- a CDS encoding ISNCY family transposase: MFRTVNDQPTLWDSILPPELLVLPVELERVDALLDDPVFFAPFAAYFDARIGRPSIPMETYLRLMFLKFRYRLGYESLCREVSDSISWQRFCRIPFGTRVPHPTTLMKITTRCGDGAVTGLNEALLARAAAAKLLRTDKVRADTTVVEAAVAYPTDSGLLAKAIGTMARTVARIKSAGGASRTPSRDRRRSAGQRARSIAAKLKLRGEQQRDAAQAAVRRITGELAGIAEQAMGEAKAVIRNARRALRTATGQRKGRLHRAINDLDTIVVIAQRVAAQARSRLAGVMPESASRVVSLHDVDARPIRKGRLGKPVEFGYKAQIVDNADGVILDHNVELGNPPDAPQLVPAVARIASRTGRTPRAVTADRGYGEASVERDLHDLGVRSVAIPRKSKPTAARREFEHRRAFREKVKWRTGSEGRINHMKRSYGWNRTELTGLAGARTWCGHGVFAHNLVKIGTLAA; encoded by the coding sequence GTGTTTCGTACTGTAAACGACCAGCCGACGTTGTGGGATTCGATCCTGCCGCCGGAGTTGTTGGTGTTGCCGGTGGAGTTGGAGCGGGTGGATGCCCTGCTGGACGACCCGGTGTTCTTCGCACCGTTCGCGGCGTATTTCGATGCTCGGATCGGCCGGCCGTCGATCCCGATGGAGACCTATCTTCGGTTGATGTTCCTGAAGTTCCGGTACCGGCTGGGCTACGAGTCATTGTGCCGGGAGGTATCCGATTCGATCTCGTGGCAACGGTTTTGCCGGATCCCGTTCGGTACCCGGGTGCCGCATCCGACCACACTGATGAAGATCACCACCCGCTGCGGCGACGGCGCCGTCACCGGTCTCAACGAGGCGCTGCTAGCCCGAGCGGCCGCAGCCAAACTGCTGCGTACCGACAAGGTCCGCGCCGACACCACTGTGGTCGAGGCTGCGGTGGCTTATCCGACCGATTCAGGTCTGTTGGCCAAGGCCATCGGCACGATGGCCCGCACCGTGGCACGGATCAAATCCGCTGGCGGCGCGAGTCGCACGCCGTCGCGGGATCGGAGGCGCTCGGCTGGGCAGCGGGCCCGCTCGATCGCCGCGAAGCTGAAACTGCGCGGTGAGCAGCAGCGCGATGCGGCCCAAGCCGCGGTGCGTCGCATCACCGGTGAACTGGCCGGCATCGCTGAACAGGCCATGGGTGAGGCCAAAGCGGTGATCCGCAACGCCCGACGCGCGTTGCGCACGGCCACCGGGCAGCGCAAGGGTCGGCTGCACCGGGCGATCAACGACCTGGACACCATCGTGGTCATCGCGCAACGCGTTGCGGCTCAGGCGCGTAGCCGCCTGGCCGGGGTGATGCCCGAGTCGGCGAGTCGGGTGGTGAGCCTGCACGATGTCGATGCCCGCCCGATCCGCAAGGGACGCCTGGGCAAGCCCGTCGAGTTCGGCTACAAAGCCCAGATCGTCGACAACGCCGACGGGGTCATCCTCGACCACAACGTCGAGCTGGGGAACCCGCCGGATGCCCCGCAACTGGTCCCGGCGGTCGCACGGATCGCCAGCCGCACCGGACGCACGCCCCGGGCGGTCACCGCCGACCGCGGCTACGGCGAGGCATCGGTGGAACGCGACCTGCACGACCTCGGAGTGCGCAGCGTGGCGATCCCTCGCAAAAGCAAACCCACCGCGGCGCGCCGCGAGTTCGAACACCGGCGAGCGTTCCGCGAGAAGGTGAAATGGCGCACCGGATCAGAGGGTCGGATCAATCACATGAAGCGTAGCTATGGCTGGAACCGCACCGAACTCACCGGCCTCGCCGGCGCCCGAACCTGGTGCGGACACGGTGTCTTCGCCCACAACCTCGTCAAGATCGGCACCCTCGCCGCATGA